In a genomic window of Roseiflexus castenholzii DSM 13941:
- a CDS encoding zinc-ribbon domain-containing protein — protein MITCPTCGALNDPVNRFCEQCGARLEPSGPVPSVAPPAATGQTCPNCGAHVLPGQAFCEECGTALTATPPPLGSGASPAGFDAPTMMAPAPAMPVAGSICPACGHQTMPGDRFCDSCGAALAPASSPSIADVPTAAVPEPLWTAPAPSVAPSAAGEPPMPTLIEAAPPLPAAPAAPVESPAPVVSEAVVVPVESPPPSAPAAPALDAQAEYEAKRQALLDEIARQDQIIAQLEQMQATFGAATPHAITLALDEARNARAKAQKELDALQPPPPPVDPAVVAALNDEIARQQQIIAQLEQMQATFGAATPHAITLALDEARNALAKAREELASLGIAAPAAIAPAPEAPPQIAAEPVVPPAPVVEPVAPPVAHRVEPVAPLPFAAPATPDTAVTVTSPPTGPRLVFDNGQGEIAVPVDKAEITIGREDPISGIHPEIDLTPFGGESGGVSRQHARLIHSGGQWSIVDLGSTNYTRVDGLRIEPGAPHPLKDGARLQFGRLTVTFRM, from the coding sequence ATGATAACATGTCCAACGTGCGGCGCTCTGAATGATCCGGTGAACCGTTTCTGTGAGCAGTGCGGCGCACGGCTCGAACCCAGCGGTCCGGTTCCATCCGTTGCGCCGCCTGCCGCAACCGGTCAGACCTGCCCGAACTGCGGCGCTCATGTGCTTCCTGGCCAGGCGTTCTGCGAGGAGTGCGGCACAGCGCTGACGGCTACACCGCCGCCTCTCGGCTCAGGTGCGTCACCGGCTGGTTTCGACGCACCAACCATGATGGCGCCAGCGCCAGCGATGCCGGTTGCTGGCTCGATCTGCCCCGCATGCGGACACCAGACGATGCCGGGGGATCGGTTCTGCGATTCATGCGGTGCAGCGCTGGCGCCCGCGTCTTCCCCGTCGATTGCTGATGTGCCCACTGCTGCTGTGCCTGAACCGCTCTGGACTGCTCCTGCGCCTTCGGTAGCGCCATCAGCGGCTGGTGAGCCTCCCATGCCAACGCTGATCGAAGCGGCGCCTCCGCTGCCTGCTGCGCCAGCCGCCCCCGTTGAATCGCCAGCGCCTGTGGTGAGCGAAGCAGTCGTTGTACCGGTCGAATCTCCACCGCCGTCTGCTCCCGCCGCTCCGGCACTCGATGCGCAGGCGGAGTACGAAGCGAAACGCCAGGCGCTGCTCGATGAGATCGCGCGCCAGGATCAGATCATTGCGCAACTCGAACAGATGCAGGCGACGTTTGGCGCGGCAACGCCCCATGCCATCACGCTGGCGCTGGATGAAGCGCGGAATGCACGGGCAAAGGCGCAGAAAGAACTCGATGCGCTGCAACCGCCTCCGCCGCCTGTTGATCCGGCAGTCGTCGCTGCGCTCAACGATGAAATTGCCAGACAGCAGCAGATCATTGCGCAACTCGAACAGATGCAGGCGACGTTTGGCGCGGCAACGCCCCATGCCATCACGCTGGCGCTGGATGAAGCGCGGAATGCACTGGCAAAAGCGCGGGAGGAACTGGCATCGCTCGGCATTGCTGCGCCTGCCGCCATTGCGCCCGCGCCGGAAGCGCCGCCGCAGATCGCAGCCGAACCCGTCGTACCGCCGGCGCCCGTTGTCGAACCGGTGGCGCCCCCTGTTGCGCATCGGGTTGAACCGGTGGCGCCGCTTCCCTTTGCTGCACCGGCCACGCCTGATACAGCAGTGACGGTCACCTCCCCGCCGACCGGTCCACGCCTGGTGTTCGACAACGGACAGGGAGAAATTGCTGTGCCTGTGGATAAAGCGGAGATCACAATTGGGCGCGAAGACCCGATCAGCGGTATTCACCCGGAGATCGACCTGACACCCTTCGGCGGCGAGAGTGGCGGCGTGAGTCGCCAGCATGCGCGCCTGATCCATAGCGGCGGGCAGTGGTCGATTGTCGATCTGGGCAGCACAAACTACACCCGAGTGGACGGTCTACGGATCGAGCCGGGTGCGCCGCATCCGCTGAAGGACGGTGCGCGCCTGCAATTCGGGCGCCTGACAGTGACATTCAGGATGTAA
- a CDS encoding vWA domain-containing protein, whose amino-acid sequence METGVTLTCTWGRAPLVASDAPQVAYLLVEAQASAVAEKAPLNFCLVLDRSGSMQGAKLAALKEATRRVIDTLTPQDIVSIVLFDDTVQTLVPATFATDRDALKAQVDAIEEAGGTAMSGGMAAGIVELRKHHDPGRVSAMLLLTDGQTWGDEDRCRALAQELARDHVRVTALGLGAEWNEKLLDDIADATGGLSDYIADPSQITTFFQHAVRMAQGTIAQDARLLLRLVRGATPRAVYRANPIIANLGYQPIGDSEIAVRLGAIETDAPSSVIVDMMVPAREAGVFRVAQAELHYTPVGGSEQVIKQDILLEFVAEPAKAAYDSRVMNLVEKVTAFKLQTRALAEAEAGNVSGATQKLRAAATRLLDLGELELAQKVAEQAEQLDQGQAMSAERQKELRYATRRLTQKLEE is encoded by the coding sequence ATGGAGACAGGGGTCACGCTCACGTGTACATGGGGACGCGCGCCACTGGTTGCCAGTGACGCGCCGCAGGTGGCGTACCTGCTGGTGGAAGCGCAGGCATCGGCGGTCGCCGAAAAAGCGCCGCTCAATTTCTGCCTCGTGCTCGACCGATCAGGATCGATGCAGGGCGCAAAACTTGCTGCGCTGAAGGAGGCGACCAGGCGAGTGATTGACACCCTGACACCTCAGGATATTGTGTCGATTGTGCTCTTCGATGACACCGTGCAGACGCTTGTGCCCGCGACGTTCGCCACCGACCGTGATGCGCTTAAGGCGCAGGTTGACGCCATTGAGGAAGCCGGCGGCACGGCTATGTCGGGCGGAATGGCGGCCGGCATTGTGGAATTGCGCAAGCACCATGACCCTGGACGGGTTAGCGCCATGCTGCTGTTGACCGACGGGCAGACTTGGGGCGATGAGGATCGCTGTCGCGCGCTGGCGCAGGAACTTGCCCGCGACCATGTGCGCGTCACGGCGCTTGGTCTTGGCGCGGAATGGAACGAGAAGTTGCTCGACGACATCGCCGATGCAACCGGCGGACTGTCGGATTACATCGCCGATCCGTCCCAGATCACGACGTTCTTCCAGCATGCGGTGCGTATGGCGCAGGGCACGATCGCACAGGATGCGCGCCTGCTCCTGCGGTTGGTGCGCGGTGCGACGCCGCGCGCCGTATATCGCGCCAATCCGATCATTGCCAACCTTGGCTATCAACCGATTGGCGACAGTGAGATTGCTGTGCGTCTGGGCGCTATCGAGACGGATGCTCCATCGAGTGTGATCGTTGACATGATGGTTCCAGCGCGCGAAGCCGGAGTTTTCCGAGTCGCTCAGGCTGAGCTGCACTACACGCCGGTTGGCGGTTCGGAACAGGTGATCAAACAGGATATTCTGCTCGAATTTGTCGCCGAACCGGCGAAAGCGGCATATGATTCGCGTGTGATGAATCTGGTCGAAAAAGTAACGGCGTTCAAATTGCAGACACGCGCGCTTGCCGAAGCGGAGGCAGGCAATGTATCGGGCGCCACCCAGAAACTGCGCGCCGCAGCGACGCGCCTGCTCGATCTGGGAGAACTCGAACTGGCGCAAAAGGTCGCCGAGCAGGCTGAACAACTCGATCAGGGGCAGGCGATGAGCGCCGAACGCCAGAAAGAACTGCGCTACGCGACCCGTCGCCTGACGCAAAAACTCGAGGAGTAG